DNA from Rosa rugosa chromosome 6, drRosRugo1.1, whole genome shotgun sequence:
ccacaatagaggggcaatagaagtttactgccccccaatagacgtctattggccctcTATTGAGGggtaatagaggtctattgctcccaatagacgtctattgcccccaataaacgtttcgattaccaaaatgggaactaatcttcttaaaattagacaaataaaactttgattaaagagaaaaaatgaggagattacatcaattcaaaacatatattgccccccaatagacgtctatggCCCTCCccccaataaatattttattagaaaacaataaaatattttttttcccttttttctttcctgctgccctcattttaccaaaaaaaataaaagaaagaggaaGGACATCGCCTTCCGCCCTCAATAATCACCATTACGTTTCCAACTCGTGAAATCTCATTTATACTGCAGCATGTCTCTacttaatatatcaaaatgaataTTAATTGGAACAACTATTTATAGAAATGATTTCAAATTCATGCATTGAGGTCAAGCCAATAATCATTGATCTTCTTTCACATCAGCATAGTTCACTGCCCATCCTTTAATTAAGATCATCAACATATACGGTATTGGATTATTCAAGTTGAATAATAAATAATTCAACTGATATCTGAtgaaaatgatatatatatatatatatatatatatatattttttggagAAATTCGCAACTAACAGTTGAACACCACAAATAGACaaccactatgccaaaaaatgaatcagacgacagtttttcactgtcgtctgataaggcacgttgctgttgtctatctcaatgccgtctgatggGTGAATCAGACAATAGGACGTAACTGTCGTCTGAGGAAATTTTGTACAACAGCAACGACTTACATGACTAttgtctgaacaccagaaaGAACAACAGCGACGAGTATCTTAACTCTTGTGCAAATCAATTTCAGACAACAGCTGCTAGAAGAGAGAAACTTGTGAAGAACAATCAGAAAACATTGGTTTGTaaataaactgttgtctgaatgaaggtTGTACATCATCTGACTAGTTGTTTTCTATGGACTGGATTTAAAcaagacaacagaaaattgaagaaagCATTGTCTGTTTGTATTTGATACTGCATGTTTCtgaaaaaaaactgttgtttgagtttttattagaCAATGGTTTCGATGTAGAGTCTTATTGTGCTGTAATGGCTCCAACAACAGTTTATGCTATCCATTTAGTTGTGTTAGCTCCCTTGGACAATTGTTTTTACTTAATTGAGAGTGATATGAAAGTGACTCTagctaatattttactaaaagcAACTTTCATAATAAATTCCAATAGATCCAACAAAGGCAATTTCATAAAGCATTAATCCATTTCATTAGCTTAACAAGCTTTCTAATTTCATAAGGTTTACATGATGataaataataatacaacttgctggtgttccaagcttgatctccCAATGACTGCACattgcctttcatttccatcATCTCAGTTCAAAGCCTTGAGCAGTTTGATACAAAATTTCTCATAAGTGGTTGCTCGATCTGCAAACGATAGCAAAGATGTTGCAATTAAAGACTAACGATAAAGGAGAAtccatataccagctgcaagtATTTCCAACATTTTGTCAGCAATATGACCATGCATGCTTTCTCTGTAAGCTTTTTTAACTGGCTTTTTCTTGCTTTTAGTACACCATGACATGAAAAAATTAAGAACAGAGATTTTGATCATCAACGAATCTCACAGAAAAATTTGCAAAAAGTATGAGAATTTTCGTAGGTTTACTAGTGACCAGTACCTAAAGTTGCTTTAGGATTGGATGGACTTCCAAAAGAGAAATAAACTTTTCCATGCTACAAACATAGTCTGTGAGAAAAAAGAGATCATCTAATTGAATTCTATACTCCTAACAAATAGAGTAAAGCACTTCTAAAGAAACAACAATCAAGGATGAAGATGTCACATGAACTCACTTGCCTCCTTTTGTTTTACTCATTCAAGACTAAACATTAATAGATTATGGCATAGAAGTTTGAAACACTGAGATTCTGAGAATATATGGCAAGCCTAAAATATCCCTTGCTGCCCCACCATCAGTTGAAGTAGTGACTGCCCCCTCATATGACATGGAATTTTAGATTTGTTCGACCTTTTAGGTTAGGAAAATATTTCCATTCCCCATTAAATATCATTCTTTATGGGCCAGAAGGAAAGACAGTCCACATTTTCGTACCAAACATGTGCATTAGTGTCCAAGAGACCTCCATACTCAATCAAGACAAACTTAACAATTTAAAGATTATCCTTGAACTTAGAAATGATAATATCAGCAAATAGTTACCTTCTTGTCTTCCAACTTGTACTTCCTTAGCAGATGTTTCTTTTCTTCAGCCGTAAGTATCTCATACTTTGGCTGTAAAACATGCTTTGTAACATTGACCAGCAGTTCAGAAATCTGAAACAAATTCACAAGTGTTGCGGTTAAATGGAAACTCTTCatctaaacaaacaaaaagaacgACAATAGAGGAAAGAAATCATAGACAGCTGCATTGCTTGTATAAGTTCAAACACTAAACTTCCATCTAAATTGAAACACCATGAAACTCACGTTGAAGACAatcaatttaaataaaactTTAACTCTTGAAATCTTTATAATTTTCCACgagaggaggaaaaaaaaaaacttactagCTAAAACAGTATATTAATCTTCTTTATTTTCAAGTCATATTTCTAAGTAACTAATGATGTTCTGGTAGTTAACCTATCTAGCTAGTAATGTATCTGCATAGTGCTGACATGAAAAGGGATTCAatgaaagatagagaaaagggaaaacaaaaaatgaaagataGTTTGGTATGTGGGTATTAAATTGGTTTCATTCAATTATTGATTACTTGTACTGTGCTGACATGAGGGATAGGCCGCAGCTTTATCAATTCATGGTGAACAACAACAATATatgaaaatctctctctctctctctctcactctcaaagAGGCTCTTCTTCTCCCACAGAAACTACTTTCTATTCCCACTCTTTCAATTTCTTCACAAACAGAGGACTACTTGCACACTTTCTCACCCATACTCAAAACAGAGAGAGATTGTGATGGATATGATAAGGGGGTGGCAGTGAGATTAACACCAGTACAAAAACCTCATTATCAAATCAGTATATCTCTGAGAGGAGAGTGAGAGTAACAAAAACTAAGACCCTGCTATCGGTACATACCATTAAAAATATGCCAACCCATTTCTAAATCATAGTCAAACTATTTAAATTATACCAACTATCAATCTAATCAACAATCACAAACTAAATCCCTGAAAACCCAATCACCAAACACCAATGTTTTCAACTCAAACAACCAAAGACCCAGAAATCTGAAGACTTGAAGACATAAAACTGAATACCCAGAAACCAAGATACTTGAATGATTGATGAATCAAAACAGAAATCTAGACTTACCAATGCGGCCGTGTCGGAGAAAGAGAGAACAGAGAACAGGGATAATTGTATGCATTCCTTTGTTTTAGGAAGTAGTGATTCAATTAACAAGAAATACCAAATGAGACAAATTAAATTGTTAAAATAATGGTCCTATGGGATGCAAATCATGCAATCCGAACCAAGCTTGAAGAAAGCCGAACCAAGCAAGTTACCCAGAAATTCGAAATCGAACCCAGCTTGAAGAATCTGAAATCAAAAACTGGAATCGAAGTATCGAATCCAGAAATCTACTTGAGCTTTAAGGACATCTGCTTTGCTACTTGAGTTTGAGGCgattgaagaattgaagactGAAAATTGAAAGTCCAGAAAGTATTCAAAGTAAGAAACCGATCGATTGATGGATTGAAGagtgaaaaacaaaaacccataaactcaaacttttcCATTGAAGACCCACAGGACCTCCAAATTCAGAAAAAAATGCAAATCAGAATTCATAATCTGTAGAACTGAAGCTTCGATTTTGACAAAAAGGAGAGTTCAAAGCTTACTGAATCAAAGCGGTGGTGGAGGTGTTGCGAGATGGCGGCCAAAAATCGACGAAGGTAAGGGAGCAGCAGCATCGTGGATTGGAGGGTCGCGTGCAGAGGCAAGAGTCGGTGCATGGCGATGCTGGGCTTGGGTTTTGATCGTATTGAGGTGCTGgttcgattggtggtggcggtgtcgTGAATTGATAGCCAGAAATGGTGGCCTCCAGCGATGGCAGGGAGAAATGGAAGGGAGAGATAACAAAGAATTGGGCGTGCGgctaagaaagagagagagtgtgtgtgttgTGTTTCTAGGGTTAGTCGACATCAAAGTAAAATTTTGTCGAACTAATGGAGGGAAagaatgaaaattaaaattttggcCAAGTGTTTAGTGTAACTAGGGCGCGCAAATCATTTGAGCCCTAAAACTCACACAACATCAATTTCAGTAcattgtctgaaagagagtggcacaatagacaactaaaaaactgttgtctgaatcaaaacaatcagacgacatctttttcaaccattgtattaatggtaattgcacaacagaaaAGTAATAACTGTTGggtgattaaaaacaatcagacaacatcttttatcaaccattgtatatatgaaccttggacaacatcacataataactgttgtctgaattaactcattcagacaacatcaaaaaaatcagCCATTGTCTAAAAAGCTATTGCACAAGAGctaagaaaaaactgttgtcccatttgaaaacttagacgacagaatatttcttgctgtcgtctgattatttcagacgacagttaaaatgtttgctgtcgtctgatatgtgttgtctgattccgaaattggtgtagtgaacCCCGAGAGATCAAGCCCCAGAGGAGCACACAAAGATACTCTTATTCAGAACCCAGAGACCTAAAAATTCTAGAGTCAACCGAAACATGTAAAAGCAAAGCCTTCCATCTTCCGATCTGAGCTTAAGCCTTTGGCGATGTGCATAATCAAGTCGATCACACGGGAGCTCTAACCCCACTCGTTGTCGTACCATGGCACCGGAGCAAGCAACAGTCACCGGAGCTTTTCCGGCAAATTGAACAGAGGTCTAACCAAAATAAGGGAAGGAGGGGGCGGggggaaagagaaagagagagagacttacGTGTGTGACTGGAGGCGAGTTGCAGGGAGCCCCGGTTAGCCGGAACGGAATTTGAAAGAGAATTCCGACAGTGAATTctgaggggagagagagagagagcagatcggAGAGGGATGAGTGAGGGGAGAGAGAGCGTTGTGAAGGAGAGATATTGAGGGGTTTATTAATTTGATTAAggacaaaattgtcattttgcttcaaattgggttagtgagaataaaaatttgttgctgggatAAGTGGAAcaattttagctaattttggtgctttgggtcaagaacccatCAAATAAATGTGAGTACAATCAAAGCTTAGAACATCCCTAAGCATATGAGGAATAACATCAGTCCAGTTTATACTATCACTCGATTTATAAGCTTCACTTGCAAGCATGTGCGTTGCTACATTTGCAGTTCGAGGTGTATGAGAGATAACTACACCGTGTCTATTGTGGAGCCAAACTCTGATATCATCAATCAGATTGCCATGCTCCAAGTCTTGATACTCTTCCATGTGAATTTTTGAGATAGCCACGAGGCAATCAGTCTCAATGTGACAATTTGTAATCTACTTGGCTTGCAACAGTTCAAGGCTAGCTTTGAGGGCTAATCAAGTGCATTTTTTCCATTGGGTAAAACCCGCGGGTAATATACCCACCCAACAACCAAAATGGGTATTACCCATGATACCCATTACCCGGTTTATATTTCGCGGGTATTTCCATACCCACCTATCGGGTAAATGGGTACCCAACTACCCATCATCTGATTCCTTGATTTCTAAtcttaattaagaaaaataaaattttgtgatttttttttttttttttggattatgaCCACCGTTCATATCGTTCTAGCTCGACGGCAACCACGTCCTCAACACCGCTCTCGCCACTGGCCAGAACACTGACCCCAACGAGACTGCAGGCACCACGCTGGAGTCACTGTGGTCGGATCCGGATGGGCTCATAGGATTGTATCCTCGGCCAAACACCGAAATCGGGCTCGTCGGACTGTATCCTCGGCCAAACAACGAAACCGTCTCTGATTTCTTCTCCGGCCTgaggtggtggtgatgatgCTCCTCGATCGAGTCGCCTCAGCTGCCGACGACGTCGTCTTCCGCCAAGAGTACTTGGAGTGCGCCGCGCGCCGCGATTATCTCGTCCTCCTCTGCCTTGAACACCCGGTGCTCTACCTCCGGGTTGAACCCGTACCACTCGAACCAGAGAAGAAAAGTGTCGAGAACGACGAGGGTGGCACTGTGGCCTTGGAGAGCAACGGAGCGACCAGAATGGTCGAAATGGTCGATTCTCGGACCTTCGATATGAGCTCCCCAGGGGCCGGCGATGCCTCCGACCATGTGTAGGACGCTGGAGCCGGCGAAGTCGATGACTCCGGAAaattgtataaaaaaaaaaaaaaaaattgtgtaggAAGTTTggatataaaaagaaaaaagtttaatAAGTTATATGGGTATGGGTACCTGCAGATATACCCATACCTGAGTGGGTATCTAACACCCATCACCCATTTACCCATGGATAATTTATTGCTACCCATACCCGAATATTTTTACCCAAATGGAATGGGTACCCGTGAGTACCCATACCCGTGGGTTTTTATGCCATCCCCAAGGGCTAAAAACTGAATATGATGAGCAAAAGCCGCAATGCAATGACCTTGATCATCTCGGAGGACACCACCAACTCCTCCTTTAGTTCGACTTGGCAAAAATGCTCCTTCAACATTAAGCTTCAGATAGCCTGGTTTAGGGGGAGACCACCATGTTTTTTGCTTTACTTTAGGCTGTATAGACTGTTGGCCTTGAGCTAGCTGGTAATCATGGTACCAAGCCATTGTACTACAAACTATATCTTGTGCAGTTTGAGCAGAATTAGACCAAAGGGTCGCATTTCTGTTCTTCCAGATTCCCCAAAGTACCACAAGCAACTTTTAAAAAACCTCAGCCTTGAGATTTATTGCTTGCTCAAGCATCCATTCCTTAAAATTGAAAATGGGAGAGACAAGAGGTTGAAGGTTGAATGGTTCTCCTGATAAATGTTAGCAGCAAGTGGACATGCACAAAAGACATAAGCAACATCTTCATATTGGTGAGAGCAGGAGATACATTTCAACTCACCTTGGTAACCTTTTGAAATAAGTTTCACTCGATCGAGTAGGTAACAGGTTCTAACAAGCTCTCCATACACAGTTTAACACCTTTCCCGGTACCTTAGACTTCCACAGTCCTTTTCACAAAGGTTCGTACAAGTCACCATTTGAAGTTGAGGCTAAAACACTACCCATCACCAAACTTCTTGCTAACCAGTAGGCTGTTTTTACAGAATAACAACCTTGCTCTGGCTTCCATACAATTCTATCCTGTAGCACTCTACGACTCAAAGGGAGGCTTAGAATTTTTGTAGCAATGTGTTGTGGGAACAAATTAGTAACAGTAGCCTCTATCCAAATTATCGAGGTAGAATCAATTAATTCAGATACTTTAGTGAACTCACAGTTGGGAGGCTTGCTGATCATGTAATTTGGGTAGTCCAGAATCCACTTGTCAATCTAGAGATCTATCTGTGTTCCATCACCGACTTGCCAATGTACCCTTGCAGTTAGGACCGGTCTACTTTGTAGAATACTCCGCCAAGAGAATGAAGGTTGATCATCTAAAGTAGCATTGCAGAACGAACACTGAGGGTGATATCTTGCTTTATATATCTGAGCAATAAGAGAGGTTGGGTTCTTGATCAATCTCCAACCTTGTTTTGCAAGCCTTGCaagattataagcatgcaaaTTCTTGAAGCCTAGACCTCCCTTATGTTTTGTAAGACACATAATCTTTCCCAACTGCGCCAgtgaattttctttttgttttcctcATCACCCCAGAAGAAGCCTGCACACAACTGATGAATGTCGTCACATAATGTCTTGGGTGGTAAGTAACAATTCGTAGTGTACAAAGGCATGGTTTATGCCACTGCTTTGATTACAACCTCCTTGCCAACAGAGCTCAGCAACTTGGACTTCTATCCAACAAGTTTTTTGGTTAGCTTCTCTTTAATATAAGCAAAGATTGCTGTATTGGATTTGCCAACTCTCATAGGCAAACCAAGGTATCTGTCATGCTCATTCACCTTGTTCAAGGTAATTTCCAATAATTTCCATATCTGTATTAAATCAAATCCCATAATATAGATCCACTTTTCGGGATGACATGTAAGACCATTAACCTAACCATTTTTTAGGAAAAATTCATGCAAAAATCCTCGATCTTGAGCTAATTATAATCTTCCTTCACATGCCAACCTATGCCTTTACTGCAAAAATTCACTGATGATATTCATACAAtccaaacataaaaaaaataaagcaacAGAATCTGGGATATCAAAATCATATAGTAATTTAATTCCAATGATAACTGATATTCATGCATGCTCTGCAAAATCATGTCAGCAAATTCCATTTGCCTTCTTTTGCTCTTTCACAGACTATATAAACAAACCCATAGTACCACAAATTAATGTCACAAAAGAAGTTCTCTAATTAGCCATGGCAGCCTTAGCAACAACAGCATTTGCACTATTCCTTCTTTGTGTCTCTAATTTCTCTTCAGTCTCTGCCAAAGGAGGCTTCACCATTGACCTAATTCACCGCGATTCGCCACGCTCTCCCTTCTACAACCCTGCAGAAACTCCATCCCAACGCTTGGAGAATGCCTTTCGCCGTTCCTTCGGCCGACTCAGCCATTTTAAGCCAACAACTTCCCTCTTCTGTAGCTCAGCCTAACCAGGCCGAGTCCACTATAATCAACAACCGTGGTGAGTACCTCATGGAGTTGTCAATTGGAACACCACCGGTTTCGTTCAAGGCCATTGCCGACACCGGCAGTGACCTCATCTGGACGCAGTGCAAGCCTTGTGTTGATTGCTACACGCAAACCGATCCTCTTTTCGACCCTTCCAAATCGTCTACTTACAAAACCGTTCCTTGCTCTTCAAACCAATGTATTGAGTTAAAGGGCAGGTGCTCCGCCGAGGGGAGTGGTTCGGGTTCGGCTTGCCAATACAAAGTGAACTATGGTGATCTGTCTTACACAATCGGAGACATTGCCGTGGACACTTTAACCCTAGCTTCCACTACCGGGAGAAATGTTTCTTTCCCGAATACAATAATCGGGTGTGGTCACAACAATGATGGAACCTTTGACAAGAATGGGTCTGGCATAGTTGGGCTTGGAGGTGGTGACGAGTCACTCATTACTCAATTGGGTACTTCTATAGATGGAAAGTTTTCATATTGCTTGATCCCTTTTGCCTCGGAAGGTGACCAAACAAGCAAGTTGAACTTTGGTGACAATGCTGTGGTTTCCGGATCTGGCGTTCTTTCCACTCCCATTGTCAAAGATCAAACCCGaaaaaccttcttcttcttgacatTGGACGCTATAAGCGTCGACAACACAAAAATTCCCTTCTCATCCTCAATTTCAGGCTCTGGTGAGGGCAACATTATAATCGACTCCGGCACCACACTAACCATACTATAGCAGTCCTTCTACTCGAAGCTAGAAGAAGCAGTTGGCAAGGTTGTCGGCGGGGTGCGCGTGATCGATCCTCTGATTGGAATACCTCTTTGCTTTAAGGTGAGTCTATCCCAGGATTTTAAGGTCCCAAATATTACTGTACATTTCACCGGCGCTGATGTGAAGTTGGAGCAGCAGAACACTTTTGTTAGGGTGAGCGATGATACTGTGTGCTTTGCCTTTGCTCCGGCGCAGAGTCTTTCGATCTATGGGAACCTGGCCCAAGCGGGTTTCTTGGTGGGATATGACCTTAAGGGCAAGGCTGTGTCCTTCAAGCCAAGTGACTGCACCAAGTTCTAATTTGTATTTAAATGTTGCATTTCCTTTGGCTTAGTTAATTAGTGGTGTTCTGTGTCCagaataataagattattgcttttcatttgatgaatatattatttcgcccTCGTCgctttcctcaaaaaaaaaaaaaaaaaaatctctagtttataacataTACATTATTTTGGAATAAATATGTtgagcaaaacaaaataaaagaacaagaccaaaactaaaataaataaagatcattctaaatgtacccagcaaatctcTTAATACACTCatcaattagttttttttttaaatatattaattaacTTTCCCAAAATACCCATGTATTCACTACCCAGCAACAAAAAATCTAAATTTCTGATCTTTGTGAATCCAATCCCACCAAGCCTCCGGGTCAACTTCATTTTGATCGAGTATTCATCACATTGAAATACGACTCACAAATTCAACGGGTTCATGAAAAATTCATGTGATTATAGGCCCTTTATTCTTGCTCTATGTTTAAAAAACCGTACAGAATTCATCTGTTGTGGAGGATGAATAGTAAAGGTTTTGATAAACTAAAAGATAATTATTATTAGCATGCAAACTCAGCAGCACAACTATTCTATAAATTACTTTCAACAAATGTTTGCTTCTACTAAgtgtcggtttttttttttaaatattctTACTCACCCAACTAAAAATATTAGATCAAAGAAAAAATCACTATAATTAATGGTAAATTCACCCAACCAATTGCCCTTGCTATGAATTACTATATCTGATAAAAGCCAAAAAGGTCGActtttgctctgctagggttttcttcGTAGCTAAAAGAATGATCGAGATTGGTGCAGCGATGGTGGCGGAGGGGATGGTGGTGTCTCTCGCCTTGTCGGAGGAGGCCGTAGTGAGCTTGGTTGGGGGTGGGGATGCGATCTGCGACCCATTTTTTTACCTGTATGGACGTCTACTAACCAAGAAGCCGGTGGCTATTCCGCCATTCTCGGCAGCGATGTCTGGAATATGGAGGATGAATGAAGGGGTCCTAACCAGTGAAGAGGAGGGGGGGTCTTCGTATTCCAATTCAAGGAGCAGGAGGTGAAGCACTGTGTTCTTCATGGAGGCCCTTGGTACTACAGCAACTTGATGTTATTGCTGGTAGATTACGATGGTGTTGGGGATCTGGCAGAGGTGCCTCTGTACTTTCTAGAGGTGTGGGTGGCGGTGACGGGTCTGAGAATGGCCATGCGCAACGATCGGGCTCTCACCCGGCTTGGCAACATGTTGGGTACTTTTATCAAGGCTGATCAAGGGGCGTTGCGACGTGAGGAAGCCACCCAAAGAATCAAGTTGATCCACGATGTGCGCCATCGCATCTGGGCTAGGCATAGGGTATGCTTCTCGCTAGAGATTTCGGTGGAACTCGAATTCCAGTATGAAAAATGCCGTGGGATTTGCAAGCCGAGTGTGACCGGAAGCTGGTGATGACAGCGACGGCGGTGGAGGAACCGAGTCTGGTTGTGGAACTGCTGGAGTCCAG
Protein-coding regions in this window:
- the LOC133713617 gene encoding DNA-directed RNA polymerases II and IV subunit 5A-like, with the translated sequence MHRLLPLHATLQSTMLLLPYLRRFLAAISQHLHHRFDSISELLVNVTKHVLQPKYEILTAEEKKHLLRKYKLEDKKIEQPLMRNFVSNCSRL